In one window of Terriglobia bacterium DNA:
- a CDS encoding CPBP family intramembrane metalloprotease: MIISHLIPALLLFGFPIWDFWEARQLRESIHPQVKIWSYLRIITGLWIVSLLVIWRIPLRQLYAAPLVKIPFLSHVPHEAVIGLMIPLILGILLPPFLALVHRGIRQRLLIPYEKMDYLLPNSLLEMALFSGVAISAGVCEEIIYRGYLLRYLQASPWGLPLGWGLLASSAVFGLAHLGQGVKGVLETAFIGLVLGGLYIATGSLLFPILVHALIDLRALFMALLRKLPTVAPA; encoded by the coding sequence ATGATCATCTCCCATTTGATTCCTGCGCTTCTATTGTTTGGATTTCCTATCTGGGATTTTTGGGAAGCGCGTCAACTGCGCGAATCAATTCACCCGCAGGTAAAAATTTGGAGTTATCTACGCATTATCACCGGGCTGTGGATCGTCTCACTCTTGGTCATCTGGCGCATACCCCTCCGGCAATTGTACGCTGCTCCGTTGGTGAAGATCCCGTTCCTAAGTCATGTGCCTCACGAGGCTGTCATAGGCCTTATGATCCCGTTAATCCTTGGGATCCTGTTACCTCCTTTCCTGGCGCTAGTCCATCGCGGCATTCGCCAGCGTTTGCTCATCCCATACGAAAAAATGGACTACCTGCTGCCGAACAGTCTCCTGGAAATGGCCCTTTTCAGTGGGGTCGCCATTTCAGCAGGAGTTTGTGAGGAGATAATCTATCGCGGATACCTCCTTCGATACCTCCAGGCGTCGCCTTGGGGGCTTCCTCTCGGGTGGGGCTTGCTGGCATCATCGGCGGTTTTCGGCTTGGCCCATCTCGGGCAAGGGGTTAAAGGGGTACTCGAAACGGCCTTTATTGGATTGGTCCTTGGCGGGCTTTATATAGCCACCGGTAGCTTGCTGTTTCCCATTTTGGTGCATGCCCTTATCGATCTACGGGCCCTGTTCATGGCGTTGCTGCGGAAGCTTCCAACCGTCGCACCAGCCTGA